CGGGGTTTTTCCGGTAATAGCCTTTCAAGGTAAGAAAAATGAAAAGGATGGCGAATACGAGGCCAGCTAAAAACGGTAACGGGAAGGACGCGCCGGCCAGCGTAAAGAAATATCGGATGGTATTGACCGGCTCTTCAAAAATAGCCTGCATCACGCTCGGATGCCCGGGGGGCTTCTCGTAAAATCCGAAATACAGGGCCAGCACCACCGCTGAGAGCGCGCCCCATGCAGACAGCCCCCTGAGCTCTTTTTTCAGTGCAAGGAGCAGCGCGCAGGCGGCCAGGGCGAATATGCCGCTCCCCTGCGTGACTGAGGCGAGCGCGGCCAGAAGAAAGGCCGCAGTGAAGAAGGGCCGCCCCCCTCTCTCCAACAAGAGCAGAGCGGCGAAAGTAAAAAGGAGCACATAAAAATTCGAAACCGACGCCATGGCCCAGAATATCGTATTCCCGAACTGGAACTGGAAGAGGAAAAAGACCACGGGGATGAAGTAGAGGGGCTTTCTCCCGTCAGCATGGAACATGCGGTAAAAGACCAGGACAAGGCCCAGCAGGGCGGCGTTCCCGAAAAAGATCATCGCCCGGAAGTCGGCCATTCCCGTGAGCTTGTACATAACGACGGTAGCAAGGTTCCCGAACGCTATCCTGTGCTCATTATGCTGGGCGAAGAGCAAGCCGAGCCTCTGGAGCGCGCCGTCAGCGTCCTGATACCTTATAAGAAAATCGAGAATTGCGGAGTAGTCGTCCCAGTAGGGGACGTTTGCGGCGTATTTATAGATTATCGAAAAGAAATAAACCGGGGGCGCCGCGAGCGCGGCGAAAACGAGTGCCCTCCCGGCGATGTCCCCGACGCCTTTACCCATCCGGCCCTGCTCACGCCTTCCCCGGCCTTTTCGGAAAGGCCGCGTTCCTGAATGCGAAGAAGTACCAGTGCAGGTATCTCGGGAGCCATTTCATGAGCATGAACCTGGACTCGCCCTCCACCCTGTCCCTCCAGATGGAAGGCACCTCCGTCACGCCGTAACCCATGAAATGGGCCTTGAGGACGATCTCCATCCCGAGCTCGAAGCCGCCGGTGCTCTCTATTTCGATGTTACGGAGGAGCTCCTTCGAATACATCTTGAAGCTGTTGGTCGCGTCGTGGGTGGGGATGCGGGCGATGAGATGGAGCGTAAGACCGGCTGTCCTTGAAAGGGCCTTCTTAAGGAAGGGGCCGCCTATCTGTTTTCCGCCTTTCATGTAGCGCGAGCCGCAGACTACCCCGTAGCCGGCCTTGAGCTTCGCGTACATCCCGTCGACCACCGCGAGGTCGTCGGAGAGGTCTGCCATTACTACCAGGACCGCCTCCCTCTCGGCGCTCTCGAACCCGGTCTTTATGGCGTTCAAGACGCCCCTGCCGTACTTATTCCTGACGAGAGTAAGCCCCGATACCTCGCCCCTGGCCGCCATCTCCCGGACCACCGGGAGGGTGTCGTCCTCCTCGAAATCGTAGGCTATGAGGATGTTGTGCGGGGTCCTGACCTTGGCCTTTATTTCGTTCAGGGCCGCCCTGATATTACCGCCCTCGTTGTAAACGGGGATGACAATCGATATCCCGCCCTGCCTCTTACGGCTCATCAAAAGACACCCTGTTAAATTCTTTCCGGAAGCGGAAATTTAGGAGATAATAAAAACAAAAGCCTTCTAAGCTGCAAATAGCTCTGGATACTATGTAGGCAACCTTAAAAATTAGATATTTTTCCCGCAATCAAGGAAGGCCGGGAATAAAAAGCGGAGCATATATGAACAATATGTGAGCATTTTTATTCACGGCCTGACGCAGAGTCCGGGGAAAAGATCAATTTTTAGGGCTGCCTATATTCCGCCCACGGCTATCTGCTTCTCTATCCACGGTATTATCTCATCGAGGGCCTCGGAGAGCGAGGTCTTCGCCTTGAAGCCCAATACCTTTTCCGCCTTTTCTACCGACGGCACCCTTTTCCTTATGTCGTACCTGAAAGGCGGGTCCGAGGTGTACCTGAACGGGACCTCTCCCTTTATCTTCTTCCAGATGAGCTCGGCAAGCTCGAGTACGCTCGTCGATACAGGTGTCGAGAGGTTGAAATCGTCGTTTACGGCCTTCTCGCTCTCTATGCAGAGCCGTATGCCTTCCGCGAGGTCTCCTCCATAGGTATAATGGCGGACCTGTCTTCCGTCGCCGAGTATATGGAGCGGGTCCTGCCCCTTCAGTATCTTCTGCGCGAGGTCGGGGACGACATGGCTCATGGCCATGCTCACGTTCCCGGACATTATCTCCCTGTCCGAGAGGGCCCTCTTCTCGCCGATTCCTACGCAGTTGAAGGGCCTTATGATGGTGTACGGCAGGCCGTACTGCTCGTTCGCTCCCCTTGCGAAGTATTCGCAGGCGAGCTTCTGGAAACCGTAGGTCGAAAGAGGCGGCGGGCATCTCAATTGCTCGCCCTCGGGGGTGGGGAATGTATCCGAGTTCTCGAAGACCATCGACGACGAAAGGACGTTTATCTTCTTCAATTTCCGGTGCTTGTGCGCCCATATGGCGGCATCGAATGTGGAGGCTGCTATCCTCTCGTTCTCGGCAAGGAGGTCGTAGGCGAACTCGTGGAAATAGGATATGCCGCCTATCATGGCGGCGCCTGCCAGGACCTGGTCGCAGTCGGATATGAGCTCCTTCATGAGGGCCGTGTCCTTTGCGTCGCCCTCCCGGAAGGCGTACCTCGGATGGCTGTCGTAGCTCTTCTCCACCTTGCCGTATTTCGAGTAGTTGTCTATTCCCACGACCTCGTGGCCGTTATTAAGAAGCTCCTCAACCACGTAGCCCGCTATGAAC
The genomic region above belongs to Deltaproteobacteria bacterium and contains:
- a CDS encoding glycosyltransferase family 2 protein — translated: MSRKRQGGISIVIPVYNEGGNIRAALNEIKAKVRTPHNILIAYDFEEDDTLPVVREMAARGEVSGLTLVRNKYGRGVLNAIKTGFESAEREAVLVVMADLSDDLAVVDGMYAKLKAGYGVVCGSRYMKGGKQIGGPFLKKALSRTAGLTLHLIARIPTHDATNSFKMYSKELLRNIEIESTGGFELGMEIVLKAHFMGYGVTEVPSIWRDRVEGESRFMLMKWLPRYLHWYFFAFRNAAFPKRPGKA
- a CDS encoding NAD-dependent epimerase/dehydratase family protein; the encoded protein is MRILVTGAAGFIAGYVVEELLNNGHEVVGIDNYSKYGKVEKSYDSHPRYAFREGDAKDTALMKELISDCDQVLAGAAMIGGISYFHEFAYDLLAENERIAASTFDAAIWAHKHRKLKKINVLSSSMVFENSDTFPTPEGEQLRCPPPLSTYGFQKLACEYFARGANEQYGLPYTIIRPFNCVGIGEKRALSDREIMSGNVSMAMSHVVPDLAQKILKGQDPLHILGDGRQVRHYTYGGDLAEGIRLCIESEKAVNDDFNLSTPVSTSVLELAELIWKKIKGEVPFRYTSDPPFRYDIRKRVPSVEKAEKVLGFKAKTSLSEALDEIIPWIEKQIAVGGI